In one Rhopalosiphum padi isolate XX-2018 chromosome 3, ASM2088224v1, whole genome shotgun sequence genomic region, the following are encoded:
- the LOC132924474 gene encoding protein PALS2 isoform X2, translating to MDEINYHVKAKETDIIFLKTLMDNPTVESLIKVHNSLEEYETCVPVANNSKQTLIELCHHCTSSKHPVAKDLLSIITKLHFKALLEVHDKIAIKRLKKTLDTSDLPPTPPSPPQQQNGTKMSTQTYKVIGLRKKPDEPLGLTVEQDENGNLIVARILAGGTIDKQGLLKKGDVILEVNGERVESPEDLLNEVSRSKDTLQFRIAPGFFHKNTIQTQQCYMRALFDYDPMEDTLIPCKEIGLTFKHGDILQVLDQKDPNWWQAKKVGDNELPGLIPSQELEERRKAFVAPEADYVHKTSICGTRISKKKCKKMYQSKWNGEFDKAELILYEEVTKMPPFKRRTLAIIGTTGVGRRTLKGRLINSDPQRFAGVIPYTTRPQRELEENGQNYWFIDRDQMEHDIREHKFLEYGENGGNLYGTNLDSIRDVINQGKMCVLDCSPVALKMLHNSSEFMPYVIFIAAPGVEVMKSLYDYSRNLGYSSRTLTFDRQSSIRYSSRRARTLESLASIYEEDDVKKSLEESACLQRMYEKYIDLVIVNEDFDMTFRKVVEALEIISNEHQWVPVNWVY from the exons GTTCATAACTCTTTGGAGGAATACGAAACGTGTGTACCAGTAGCCAACAATTCAAAGCAAACTTTGATCGAATTGTGCCATCACTGTACGTCATCAAAACATCCAGTGGCCAAAGATTTACTATCAATAATTAccaaattacattttaag gcCCTTTTAGAAGTACATGATAAAATAGCAATAAAGAGACTGAAGAAAACATTAGATACCTCTGATTTACCTCCAACTCCTCCCTCACCGCCACAACAACAGAACGGAACTAAAATGTCTACCCAAACATACAAAGTAATTGGATTGCGAAAAAAACCAGACGAACCATTG GGTTTAACTGTTGAACAAGACGAAAATGGAAATCTCATAGTAGCAAGAATATTAGCTGGAGGTACAATTGATAAACAAGGGTTGTTGAAAAAAGGAGATGTCATACTAGAAGTAAATGGTGAAAGAGTTGAAAGCCCTGAAGATTTATTAAATGAAGTTAGCCGTAGCAAAGATACGTTGCAATTTCGAATCGCTCCAGgatttttccataaaaatacaattcaaacaCAACAA TGTTATATGCGAGCATTGTTTGATTATGACCCTATGGAAGACACTTTAATTCCTTGCAAAGAAATTGgtttaacatttaaacatgGAGATATTCTCCAG GTTCTGGATCAGAAAGATCCCAACTGGTGGCAAGCAAAAAAAGTGGGCGATAATGAACTTCCTGGGTTAATACCATCCCAAGAATTGGAGGAAAGAAGAAAAGCTTTTGTAGCTCCGGAAGCAGACTATGTTCATAAAACTAGTATTTGTGGAACTAgg atttcaaaaaaaaagtgtaaGAAAATGTATCAATCAAAATGGAATGGTGAATTTGATAAAGCAGAATTGATATTGTATGAAGAAGTTACAAAAATGCCTCCTTTTAAGAGACGTACTTTGGCAATAATCGGTACAACTGGTGTGGGAAGACGGACACTTAAAGGTCGACTAATAAACAGTGATCCTCAAAGATTTGCAGGAGTTATACCAt ATACAACACGGCCTCAAAGAGAATTGGAAGaaaatggtcaaaattattggtttattgATCGTGATCAGATGGAACATGATATTAGAGAGCATAAATTTCTGGAATATGGTGAAAATGGTGGCAATTTATATGGCACAAACTTGGATTCTATCCGTGATGTCATCAATCAAGGGAAAATGTGTGTTTTGGACTGCAGTCCAGTG GCTTTAAAAATGCTTCACAATTCTTCAGAATTTATGCCTTACGTAATTTTCATAGCAGCACCTGGTGTTGAAGTAATGAAAAGCTTGTATGATTATTCGAGGAACTTGGGGTATTCTAGTCGTACATTGACA tttgatCGCCAAAGTTCCATTAGATATAGTTCTAGAAGAGCCCGTACATTAGAATCGCTTGCATCGATTTATGag gaGGATGACGTAAAGAAATCATTGGAAGAAAGTGCTTGTTTACAACGtatgtatgaaaaatacataGACCTAGTTATAGTTAACGAAGATTTTGATATGACATTCCGTAAAGTTGTTGAAGCCTTGGAAATTATATCTAACGAACATCAATGGGTACCTGTAAATTGGgtatattaa
- the LOC132924474 gene encoding protein PALS2 isoform X3 has product MSTQTYKVIGLRKKPDEPLGLTVEQDENGNLIVARILAGGTIDKQGLLKKGDVILEVNGERVESPEDLLNEVSRSKDTLQFRIAPGFFHKNTIQTQQCYMRALFDYDPMEDTLIPCKEIGLTFKHGDILQVLDQKDPNWWQAKKVGDNELPGLIPSQELEERRKAFVAPEADYVHKTSICGTRISKKKCKKMYQSKWNGEFDKAELILYEEVTKMPPFKRRTLAIIGTTGVGRRTLKGRLINSDPQRFAGVIPYTTRPQRELEENGQNYWFIDRDQMEHDIREHKFLEYGENGGNLYGTNLDSIRDVINQGKMCVLDCSPVALKMLHNSSEFMPYVIFIAAPGVEVMKSLYDYSRNLGYSSRTLTFDRQSSIRYSSRRARTLESLASIYEEDDVKKSLEESACLQRMYEKYIDLVIVNEDFDMTFRKVVEALEIISNEHQWVPVNWVY; this is encoded by the exons ATGTCTACCCAAACATACAAAGTAATTGGATTGCGAAAAAAACCAGACGAACCATTG GGTTTAACTGTTGAACAAGACGAAAATGGAAATCTCATAGTAGCAAGAATATTAGCTGGAGGTACAATTGATAAACAAGGGTTGTTGAAAAAAGGAGATGTCATACTAGAAGTAAATGGTGAAAGAGTTGAAAGCCCTGAAGATTTATTAAATGAAGTTAGCCGTAGCAAAGATACGTTGCAATTTCGAATCGCTCCAGgatttttccataaaaatacaattcaaacaCAACAA TGTTATATGCGAGCATTGTTTGATTATGACCCTATGGAAGACACTTTAATTCCTTGCAAAGAAATTGgtttaacatttaaacatgGAGATATTCTCCAG GTTCTGGATCAGAAAGATCCCAACTGGTGGCAAGCAAAAAAAGTGGGCGATAATGAACTTCCTGGGTTAATACCATCCCAAGAATTGGAGGAAAGAAGAAAAGCTTTTGTAGCTCCGGAAGCAGACTATGTTCATAAAACTAGTATTTGTGGAACTAgg atttcaaaaaaaaagtgtaaGAAAATGTATCAATCAAAATGGAATGGTGAATTTGATAAAGCAGAATTGATATTGTATGAAGAAGTTACAAAAATGCCTCCTTTTAAGAGACGTACTTTGGCAATAATCGGTACAACTGGTGTGGGAAGACGGACACTTAAAGGTCGACTAATAAACAGTGATCCTCAAAGATTTGCAGGAGTTATACCAt ATACAACACGGCCTCAAAGAGAATTGGAAGaaaatggtcaaaattattggtttattgATCGTGATCAGATGGAACATGATATTAGAGAGCATAAATTTCTGGAATATGGTGAAAATGGTGGCAATTTATATGGCACAAACTTGGATTCTATCCGTGATGTCATCAATCAAGGGAAAATGTGTGTTTTGGACTGCAGTCCAGTG GCTTTAAAAATGCTTCACAATTCTTCAGAATTTATGCCTTACGTAATTTTCATAGCAGCACCTGGTGTTGAAGTAATGAAAAGCTTGTATGATTATTCGAGGAACTTGGGGTATTCTAGTCGTACATTGACA tttgatCGCCAAAGTTCCATTAGATATAGTTCTAGAAGAGCCCGTACATTAGAATCGCTTGCATCGATTTATGag gaGGATGACGTAAAGAAATCATTGGAAGAAAGTGCTTGTTTACAACGtatgtatgaaaaatacataGACCTAGTTATAGTTAACGAAGATTTTGATATGACATTCCGTAAAGTTGTTGAAGCCTTGGAAATTATATCTAACGAACATCAATGGGTACCTGTAAATTGGgtatattaa